From the Streptomonospora nanhaiensis genome, the window GCATGCGCAGCCGCTATGAACCGCCCGTTCTCGTCATTCCCAGCCCGCTTCGCCGAGCCCGCCAGACCGCAGCGATCGTTGCGAGCGCGCTCGGCGCCCGCCTGGGCGCGCCCATAGGCGCCTTCACCGAGTGGACCGCCCCGACATGTGTGCTCGGACGCACACCCGAAGAGTATCCGGGCGAGTATCGCGCCTGGCGCAACCAGCGTGCTCAGGACACGCGATGTGCGCTCCCGGGCGGGGAAAGCCTGCACGCCTTCAGCACGCGGGCACAAAGCGCTGCAACCATCGCAGATGACCTCGTGTCCGGACACGGTCCGGTCCTTATCGTGTCCCACCGGCTGCTTATCGGTGCGGTCGCCGCCCTGCATCTCGGAAGCCGGGATCCCGTAGCAGTTTTCGAATCCGCTAAAGGCTTCCGCCTGGACCCATCACGTCTGTGGGAACCATTACCGGGAAGCACGCACGGTGAGGAACAGCCACGTCTCTAACTGCGCTGTGCCACCTCGCGCACCGCGTCACATTCTGTTCAAACCACGGATGCCGCCTCGGCCAGGAGCGCTGCGTCATTGGCTAGGATGAATTCCTTCAAGGCCGTCGGCTTCAGATCGATC encodes:
- a CDS encoding histidine phosphatase family protein, with product MRHGTCEDGLNRPQAHPHPDSPLSVRGAIEAETAAHSMRSRYEPPVLVIPSPLRRARQTAAIVASALGARLGAPIGAFTEWTAPTCVLGRTPEEYPGEYRAWRNQRAQDTRCALPGGESLHAFSTRAQSAATIADDLVSGHGPVLIVSHRLLIGAVAALHLGSRDPVAVFESAKGFRLDPSRLWEPLPGSTHGEEQPRL